One part of the Streptomyces sp. NBC_00286 genome encodes these proteins:
- a CDS encoding transposase, whose amino-acid sequence MSKQVIHPLTGHVYRLTEDGLVEVTDPKTGARGIFDFQARWQSGELRHADLQMAGWVGRLARRRVPEQPEE is encoded by the coding sequence ATGTCCAAGCAAGTGATCCACCCGCTGACCGGGCATGTGTACCGGCTCACCGAGGACGGTCTGGTCGAGGTGACCGACCCGAAGACCGGAGCACGGGGCATCTTCGACTTCCAGGCCCGTTGGCAGTCGGGCGAACTGCGCCATGCCGACCTCCAGATGGCCGGCTGGGTGGGCCGCCTCGCCCGGCGGCGCGTCCCCGAGCAGCCGGAGGAGTGA
- a CDS encoding PEP-utilizing enzyme: protein MKHWITDWQRSERLPHYTRANAGETLPEPASPLGWSLIWGRGLQGWRRGFVEFGIYRGDEITGDRPPFVGIFGGYFYLNLSHLRLFGIRMGQTADDIDAAFVGQRSDTPVYVPHPDDQDPELTAKAGGTLQRMLGQADYPQGDADQERLRRIRRERPDLASLSDVELVAYARSLLDEVETTFQRHVETSLPASVGPAILGPLCASVDRPGTMLDLISGLGNVDSASPSTGLWTLSRQVVASAELTALFDQGPAAVERALDGASGDVKAFRDSFEEFLAASGDRGPNEWDIHALSWEASPVQALALVDRVRHSADDDSPAERHRRLAERREQLASEIRALLPEDVQPMFDAGMHAAQVWIPARERTKANCVTVINEIRMTVRELGRRGVEAGRFARPEDVMMLLDTELDDYVADPESFGPVIAQRLEEYAGLHELEPPFFVAGDAETEVDSWPRRAEGRTEAAIEGDVLSGVAGSQGTYTGKVRVVTDPASCEALEPGEVLVAPITDAAWTPLFLVAGAAVVDVGALNSHAVVVCRELGIPAVISVEGGTRRLRDGMVITVDGDKGTVTVDSVPAALVI, encoded by the coding sequence ATGAAGCACTGGATCACCGACTGGCAGCGCAGCGAGCGACTGCCCCACTACACCCGGGCCAACGCGGGCGAGACCCTGCCGGAGCCGGCCAGTCCGCTGGGCTGGTCCCTGATCTGGGGGCGCGGTCTGCAGGGCTGGCGCCGCGGCTTCGTCGAGTTCGGCATCTACCGCGGGGACGAGATCACCGGCGACCGGCCTCCCTTCGTGGGAATCTTCGGCGGCTACTTCTACCTCAACCTGTCGCACCTGCGGCTGTTCGGCATCCGCATGGGGCAGACCGCGGACGACATCGACGCGGCCTTCGTCGGCCAGCGCTCCGACACACCGGTGTACGTGCCGCATCCCGACGACCAGGATCCGGAACTGACGGCCAAGGCCGGGGGGACGCTCCAGCGGATGCTCGGCCAGGCCGACTACCCGCAGGGCGACGCCGACCAGGAGCGGCTGCGCCGGATCCGCCGCGAGCGACCCGATCTGGCGTCCCTGTCCGACGTCGAGCTGGTGGCGTACGCCCGCTCCTTGCTGGACGAAGTGGAGACGACCTTCCAACGGCATGTCGAGACCTCGCTGCCCGCGTCGGTCGGACCGGCGATCCTCGGCCCGCTGTGTGCGAGCGTGGACCGTCCGGGAACCATGCTGGACCTCATCAGCGGTCTCGGTAATGTCGATTCGGCCTCCCCCTCGACCGGGCTGTGGACGCTGTCCCGTCAGGTCGTGGCCTCGGCCGAGCTGACTGCGCTGTTCGACCAGGGTCCGGCCGCCGTGGAACGGGCGCTCGACGGGGCGAGCGGGGACGTGAAGGCGTTCCGCGACTCCTTCGAGGAGTTCCTGGCCGCCTCCGGCGACCGCGGGCCCAACGAGTGGGACATCCACGCGCTGTCCTGGGAGGCCTCGCCCGTCCAGGCGCTGGCCCTGGTCGACCGGGTACGGCACAGCGCCGACGACGACTCCCCCGCCGAACGTCACCGCCGGCTGGCCGAGCGGCGCGAGCAGCTCGCCTCGGAGATCCGGGCCCTGCTCCCGGAGGACGTGCAGCCGATGTTCGACGCCGGAATGCACGCCGCCCAGGTGTGGATCCCGGCCCGCGAGCGCACCAAGGCGAACTGTGTGACCGTCATCAACGAGATCCGGATGACGGTACGTGAACTCGGCCGCCGCGGCGTCGAGGCGGGGCGCTTCGCCCGGCCGGAGGACGTGATGATGCTGCTGGACACCGAACTCGACGACTATGTCGCCGACCCGGAGTCCTTCGGCCCCGTCATCGCGCAGCGCCTCGAGGAGTACGCCGGGCTGCACGAGCTGGAGCCGCCGTTCTTCGTCGCCGGTGACGCGGAGACCGAGGTCGACAGCTGGCCGCGGCGTGCCGAGGGGCGGACCGAGGCCGCGATCGAGGGCGATGTGCTCAGCGGAGTGGCCGGCAGCCAGGGGACGTACACCGGAAAGGTCCGCGTCGTCACCGACCCGGCCTCCTGCGAGGCGCTGGAGCCGGGCGAGGTACTGGTGGCGCCGATCACGGACGCGGCCTGGACCCCGCTGTTCCTCGTCGCCGGAGCCGCCGTCGTGGATGTGGGCGCGCTCAACAGCCACGCCGTCGTGGTCTGCCGCGAACTCGGCATTCCGGCCGTCATCTCCGTCGAGGGCGGTACGCGACGGCTGCGGGACGGCATGGTGATCACGGTCGACGGCGACAAGGGAACGGTCACCGTGGACAGCGTCCCGGCGGCGCTCGTCATCTGA
- a CDS encoding 2Fe-2S iron-sulfur cluster-binding protein → MTHRVAGHRVSVRPSGVELEVLDGEDLFSAAQRLGYRWPTVCGGKGTCRTCFVAVEEGTENCSPVDPLEREGIEALRKPVDGLTRLACRLRVEGPVTVTKRGVRRRVQE, encoded by the coding sequence GTGACGCACCGTGTGGCGGGCCATCGTGTGTCGGTCAGGCCCTCCGGCGTCGAACTCGAAGTGCTCGACGGCGAAGACCTGTTCAGCGCCGCCCAGCGGCTCGGATACCGCTGGCCCACCGTCTGCGGTGGCAAGGGCACCTGCCGTACCTGCTTCGTAGCGGTCGAGGAGGGCACCGAGAACTGTTCCCCCGTGGACCCGCTGGAACGCGAGGGCATCGAAGCCCTGCGCAAACCCGTGGACGGCCTGACCCGGCTCGCCTGCCGGCTCCGGGTCGAGGGCCCGGTGACCGTGACCAAGCGCGGCGTACGCCGCCGAGTGCAGGAGTGA
- a CDS encoding SDR family NAD(P)-dependent oxidoreductase — MTNSQNSQENSMVATGSLDGRVAVITGSTRSIGRAIAEAFLADGATVVISGRSELKGKQALEEMDAGDRAVFHPCDANSQEDIEGLADFAAERFGRLDIWVNNVGGTSGFAPVHELSDEAWHNALNLNLNAYFYGTRRALPKMLAGGWGRVINISSVEGKQANKPAISHYITNKHAIHGLTKATAFEYGTQGITCNAICPGAVDTDLMRAAGPAAAEAEGISYEEWLGRFAEHAATKKITTVEQIAGVASLLASDAGAGITGTLISVDGGTAQW; from the coding sequence ATGACGAACTCTCAGAACTCGCAGGAGAACAGCATGGTGGCTACTGGCAGCCTCGACGGACGTGTCGCGGTGATCACGGGCAGCACACGCAGCATCGGCCGCGCCATCGCCGAGGCCTTTCTGGCCGACGGCGCGACGGTCGTGATCAGCGGCCGTTCGGAGCTCAAGGGCAAGCAGGCCCTGGAGGAGATGGACGCCGGGGACCGGGCGGTCTTCCACCCCTGCGACGCAAACAGCCAGGAGGACATCGAGGGGCTGGCGGACTTCGCCGCGGAGCGCTTCGGCCGCCTCGACATCTGGGTCAACAACGTCGGCGGCACCTCGGGCTTCGCCCCCGTCCACGAGCTCAGCGACGAGGCCTGGCACAACGCCCTCAACCTGAACCTCAACGCCTACTTCTACGGCACCCGCCGCGCCCTGCCGAAGATGCTCGCGGGCGGCTGGGGCCGCGTCATCAACATCTCCTCCGTCGAAGGCAAGCAGGCCAACAAGCCGGCGATCAGCCACTACATCACCAACAAGCACGCCATCCACGGTCTGACCAAGGCGACGGCCTTCGAGTACGGCACCCAGGGCATCACCTGCAACGCCATCTGCCCCGGCGCCGTCGACACCGACCTGATGCGGGCCGCAGGCCCCGCTGCGGCCGAGGCCGAGGGCATCTCGTACGAGGAGTGGCTGGGCCGCTTCGCCGAGCACGCCGCCACCAAGAAGATCACCACCGTGGAGCAGATCGCGGGCGTCGCCTCACTGCTCGCGAGCGACGCGGGCGCGGGCATCACGGGCACGCTGATCAGCGTCGACGGCGGAACGGCGCAGTGGTGA
- a CDS encoding putative quinol monooxygenase — protein MSEEVIVAGWMDYEPGDRDTMLGQLVELGHRTLEEEPGCLDYAMTADPSDERRIRVYERWASQQALDEHFTTPHIKDFRAAVAGLTRVGVSLQAHVVAASRPMR, from the coding sequence GTGTCAGAGGAAGTCATCGTCGCCGGCTGGATGGACTACGAGCCTGGCGACCGCGACACGATGCTGGGGCAGCTGGTCGAACTGGGGCACCGGACTCTCGAAGAAGAGCCCGGTTGTCTGGACTACGCCATGACCGCGGACCCGAGCGACGAGCGACGGATCCGCGTGTACGAGCGGTGGGCATCCCAGCAGGCTCTCGACGAGCACTTCACCACCCCGCACATCAAGGACTTCCGGGCCGCCGTGGCCGGGCTGACCCGCGTGGGCGTCTCCTTGCAGGCCCACGTGGTGGCAGCGTCGCGCCCCATGCGCTGA
- a CDS encoding NADP-dependent oxidoreductase produces MTPRTTRVVCLVRRPDGEPVPGDFAVEERPLPSLGEGQLLVRNLYMSVDPSMRGRLESTEKHYTHNFTPGSPLDGRALGVVEESRCSSVPAGAYVRHQLGWREWAVLDASDTDGAGRIDPELAPLPTWLGLLGQTGFTAYVGLARIAEIRAGDTVFVSAAAGAVGSAAGQFARLLGAERVVGTAGGPDKCALLVKEFGYDDAADYRAEPVREALARMAPEGVDVYFDNVGGEQLVAALHALRTGGRVALCGMMSQFGGERRSAGSNRRSADINQLIQAVLKRLTLRGFIVRDHEDLRPEFEERVAGWLRTGRITARETVVDGLENAPGALLSLLDGGNVGKMLVRLSDSA; encoded by the coding sequence GTGACGCCCCGTACGACCCGGGTGGTCTGTCTCGTGCGCCGGCCCGACGGAGAGCCGGTCCCCGGTGACTTCGCCGTCGAGGAACGCCCGCTCCCGTCCCTCGGCGAGGGTCAACTGCTCGTCCGCAACCTCTACATGAGCGTCGACCCGTCCATGCGCGGGCGGCTGGAGAGCACCGAGAAGCACTACACGCACAACTTCACGCCCGGATCGCCGCTCGACGGCCGGGCGTTGGGTGTCGTGGAGGAGAGCCGCTGTTCGTCCGTGCCGGCGGGGGCGTATGTGCGCCACCAGCTGGGCTGGCGGGAGTGGGCCGTGCTGGATGCCTCGGACACCGACGGCGCCGGTCGTATCGATCCTGAACTCGCGCCGCTGCCCACATGGTTGGGGCTGCTCGGGCAGACCGGCTTCACCGCGTACGTCGGGCTGGCCCGGATCGCCGAGATACGCGCTGGCGACACCGTCTTCGTGTCGGCGGCGGCCGGGGCCGTGGGCAGTGCCGCCGGGCAGTTCGCGCGGCTGCTGGGCGCGGAGCGGGTCGTCGGGACCGCCGGAGGGCCGGACAAGTGCGCCCTGCTGGTGAAGGAGTTCGGCTACGACGACGCCGCGGACTACCGCGCCGAGCCGGTGCGCGAGGCGCTGGCGCGGATGGCGCCCGAGGGCGTCGACGTCTACTTCGACAACGTGGGCGGGGAGCAACTGGTCGCCGCCCTGCACGCGTTGCGGACCGGTGGCCGGGTCGCCCTGTGCGGCATGATGTCGCAGTTCGGCGGGGAGCGGCGGTCCGCCGGCAGCAACCGGCGGTCGGCCGACATCAACCAGTTGATCCAGGCGGTGCTCAAGCGGCTGACCCTGCGCGGCTTCATCGTCCGCGACCACGAGGATCTGCGGCCGGAGTTCGAGGAGCGGGTCGCGGGCTGGCTCCGTACGGGCCGGATCACCGCGCGCGAGACGGTGGTTGACGGCCTGGAGAACGCTCCCGGGGCGCTGCTGTCCCTGCTGGACGGTGGCAACGTCGGCAAGATGCTCGTCCGGCTGAGCGATTCCGCGTAA
- a CDS encoding aromatic ring-hydroxylating oxygenase subunit alpha translates to MVQINSPETRAAGDERPLPPPAPEYHSWIGQNHATDAASAAMRQDAAELAERVIEHYRNNTTHEVEEQWTEPVDNYLDADRWLREMDAVHRSVPLPLAMSCELPGPGTYKALDVLGMPVLITRDRKGVVHAMINACRHRGAELVEPGCGVAKRITCPYHAWSYDLSGELRGVYAEKTFGDVPREKRSLVQLPVGERAGIVFVSLDPSAEHDLDAWLGDLQPLLEGLRFADCHHYGTRELTSPNWKVTLDGYLETYHFASLHTKTVFETNFSNMMAHDTWGPHQRLGAALRPVADVVDLPPDKRDPGDVVGAIYWLFPGLAIAGTWRNKIAVSIVIPRTATESVTQQIILLREPAVTEEERHAADQFGEWFYEVVRDEDYATTYGVQRGLKALAGTDFVFGRNEPGLQHFHRTIHRLLDEASR, encoded by the coding sequence GTGGTCCAGATCAATTCACCGGAGACCCGGGCGGCAGGCGACGAGCGTCCCCTGCCGCCGCCCGCCCCGGAATACCACTCATGGATCGGCCAGAACCACGCCACCGATGCCGCGAGCGCGGCCATGCGGCAGGACGCGGCCGAGCTCGCCGAGCGCGTCATCGAGCACTACCGCAACAACACGACCCATGAGGTCGAGGAGCAGTGGACGGAACCGGTCGACAACTACCTCGACGCCGACCGCTGGCTGCGGGAGATGGACGCCGTCCACCGGAGTGTTCCGCTCCCCCTCGCCATGTCGTGCGAGCTCCCCGGACCAGGCACCTACAAGGCGCTGGACGTGCTCGGCATGCCGGTCCTGATCACCCGGGACCGCAAAGGCGTCGTGCACGCGATGATCAACGCCTGCCGGCACCGTGGCGCCGAACTCGTCGAGCCGGGCTGCGGCGTGGCGAAGCGCATCACCTGCCCCTACCACGCCTGGTCGTACGACCTTTCGGGCGAGCTGCGCGGCGTGTACGCCGAGAAGACCTTCGGCGACGTACCGCGCGAGAAGCGCAGCCTCGTACAGCTCCCCGTGGGTGAGCGCGCCGGCATCGTCTTCGTATCACTGGACCCCTCCGCCGAGCACGACCTGGACGCCTGGCTCGGCGATCTGCAGCCACTGCTGGAGGGGCTCCGCTTCGCGGACTGCCACCACTACGGCACCCGCGAGCTGACCAGCCCCAACTGGAAGGTCACCCTCGACGGGTACCTGGAGACCTACCACTTCGCCTCGCTGCACACGAAGACGGTCTTCGAGACGAACTTCTCCAACATGATGGCCCACGACACCTGGGGCCCCCACCAGCGCCTCGGCGCCGCCCTGCGACCCGTCGCCGACGTGGTGGACCTGCCGCCGGACAAGCGTGACCCCGGCGACGTGGTCGGAGCCATCTACTGGCTCTTCCCCGGCCTGGCCATCGCCGGCACCTGGCGCAACAAGATCGCCGTCTCCATCGTGATCCCCCGAACGGCCACCGAATCGGTGACCCAGCAGATCATCCTGCTGCGCGAGCCGGCCGTCACCGAGGAGGAGCGGCACGCCGCCGACCAGTTCGGCGAGTGGTTCTACGAGGTGGTCCGCGACGAGGACTACGCGACCACCTACGGAGTGCAGCGGGGACTCAAGGCCCTCGCCGGGACCGACTTCGTCTTCGGACGCAACGAGCCCGGACTCCAGCACTTCCACCGCACCATCCACCGCCTCCTGGACGAAGCGTCCAGATGA